One Edaphobacter flagellatus genomic region harbors:
- a CDS encoding LbetaH domain-containing protein, with the protein MPKQVHYNAAEHISEDTAADPYLRPAFSLSSRVRRMVWNICWLLFYRPSPRPFHAWRSFLLRLFGATMGPNCHFYPGSKIWAPWNLICADQVTAADGAEIYNPAPVELGSHAILSQQAYLCGATHDYDDPAFPLIAYRMTLGPYAWVCARASVAPGVNLAEGAVLGLGSVATRNLDAWSIYAGSPAVKVKDRRPHSH; encoded by the coding sequence ATGCCCAAACAGGTCCACTACAACGCCGCTGAACATATCTCCGAAGACACTGCGGCAGATCCGTATCTGCGACCCGCCTTTTCGCTCAGTAGCCGCGTCAGGCGTATGGTTTGGAACATCTGCTGGCTTCTCTTCTATCGTCCATCCCCGCGGCCATTCCATGCGTGGCGCTCCTTCCTGCTTCGTCTATTTGGAGCCACCATGGGACCAAACTGCCACTTTTATCCGGGTTCAAAGATATGGGCGCCGTGGAACCTCATCTGCGCGGATCAAGTCACGGCAGCCGATGGAGCGGAGATCTACAACCCGGCGCCAGTCGAATTAGGCTCTCACGCGATCCTCTCCCAGCAGGCCTACCTCTGCGGCGCAACACACGACTATGACGATCCAGCCTTCCCGCTGATCGCATATCGCATGACCCTCGGCCCCTATGCATGGGTCTGCGCGCGCGCCTCCGTCGCCCCAGGCGTCAATCTGGCGGAAGGGGCTGTCCTCGGTCTCGGCTCCGTGGCGACACGCAATCTTGATGCGTGGAGCATCTACGCAGGCTCGCCAGCAGTCAAAGTCAAAGACCGCCGGCCGCACTCACATTAA
- a CDS encoding response regulator, with protein MGNTERMPERPSTSAKPKVLVADDEQVIANTLAIILNQAGFEARAVFSGEKAIEMLDSFQPDMLISDVIMTGMTGIEAAIITRSKLPKCKILLFSGQAATADLLEKAREQGHEFEILAKPVHPTDLLAKLRG; from the coding sequence ATGGGGAACACCGAACGCATGCCGGAGAGACCGTCCACGTCAGCTAAGCCCAAGGTTCTCGTCGCTGATGACGAGCAAGTAATCGCAAATACATTGGCTATTATCCTCAACCAGGCTGGGTTTGAGGCGCGTGCTGTTTTCAGCGGTGAGAAGGCCATCGAGATGCTCGACAGCTTTCAGCCGGACATGTTGATCAGCGACGTGATCATGACAGGGATGACTGGGATTGAGGCCGCAATCATCACGCGCTCTAAGCTGCCCAAGTGCAAAATTCTTCTCTTTTCAGGACAAGCGGCGACCGCGGATCTGCTGGAGAAGGCGCGCGAGCAAGGCCATGAGTTTGAGATATTGGCCAAGCCCGTCCATCCCACAGACCTTCTTGCAAAACTGCGCGGTTAG
- a CDS encoding ABC transporter ATP-binding protein, whose translation MQQVIIRAEQVEKYYAQPSENRIQVISPTDLTISEGEIVALLGPSGSGKSTLLRMLTGLSTPSAGTVYWHDRPISSADVNVSIVFQSFALFPWLTVFENVEAPLKARGMDPAERRKRSLKILDTVGLDGFQAAYPKELSGGMRQRVGFARALVVEPEVLFMDEPFSALDVLTAENLRSELLELWQNKTIPTRAIFIVTHNIEEAVLLADRIIVLGRNPGHVRTDFRVSLAHPRDRKASAFTQLVDYIYKVLTQPDAQPPALPQTATGKKVRDQRHMQYQMLPHARPGGIAGLLELLLDHNGRDDIYRLADDLAFEIDDLLPIVDAAQLLGFLKITEGDAVITPLGAEYANSEILRQKELFRTAALDNVLLIRQIVRAIEAKSDKSVSEEFFHDVLDEQFSEDETLRQLETAINWGRYAELFDFDASRRRFIQPETLHPETTSEAEIDA comes from the coding sequence ATGCAGCAAGTGATCATACGCGCCGAACAGGTCGAGAAGTACTATGCCCAGCCGAGCGAGAACCGCATCCAGGTCATCTCGCCCACCGACCTCACCATCAGTGAGGGAGAGATCGTTGCGCTCCTCGGTCCCTCAGGCTCCGGCAAATCGACCCTGCTACGCATGCTCACCGGTCTGTCCACTCCCTCCGCCGGAACCGTCTACTGGCATGACCGCCCCATCTCCAGTGCCGACGTCAACGTCTCCATCGTCTTCCAGAGTTTCGCCCTCTTCCCCTGGCTCACCGTGTTTGAGAACGTCGAAGCTCCACTCAAAGCTCGTGGCATGGACCCCGCGGAGCGCCGTAAGCGCTCCCTGAAGATTCTCGATACAGTCGGCCTCGACGGCTTCCAGGCCGCCTATCCCAAGGAGCTCTCCGGCGGCATGCGGCAGCGGGTCGGATTTGCTCGAGCCCTTGTCGTCGAGCCTGAGGTCCTCTTCATGGACGAGCCTTTCTCCGCGCTCGACGTGCTGACCGCCGAGAACCTGCGCTCCGAGCTCCTCGAGCTCTGGCAGAACAAGACCATTCCCACACGCGCCATCTTTATCGTCACACACAACATTGAAGAGGCCGTCCTGCTGGCGGACCGCATCATCGTCCTGGGACGCAACCCTGGCCATGTCCGCACCGACTTCCGCGTCTCCCTTGCACATCCACGCGACCGCAAAGCCTCGGCCTTCACGCAGCTCGTCGACTACATTTACAAGGTACTCACGCAGCCCGACGCACAGCCTCCCGCGCTTCCGCAAACGGCAACAGGTAAAAAGGTACGCGACCAGCGTCACATGCAGTATCAGATGCTGCCGCACGCACGCCCTGGAGGGATCGCCGGTCTGCTCGAGCTGCTTCTCGACCACAACGGACGCGACGATATCTACCGTCTCGCTGACGACTTGGCCTTTGAAATCGACGACCTGCTGCCGATTGTCGATGCCGCCCAGCTCCTCGGCTTCCTCAAGATCACCGAAGGCGATGCCGTTATCACGCCGCTCGGAGCCGAGTACGCCAACTCCGAGATTCTTCGCCAGAAGGAGCTCTTCCGTACGGCTGCGCTCGACAACGTTCTTCTCATTCGCCAGATCGTTCGCGCGATCGAAGCCAAGAGCGACAAGAGCGTCTCTGAAGAGTTCTTCCACGACGTTCTCGACGAACAGTTCAGCGAAGACGAAACGCTACGCCAGCTAGAGACCGCCATTAATTGGGGTCGTTACGCTGAGCTCTTTGATTTCGACGCCTCGCGTCGTCGCTTCATCCAGCCCGAGACGCTGCACCCTGAAACGACTAGCGAAGCGGAGATCGACGCATGA
- a CDS encoding ABC transporter permease, giving the protein MIRLPDSFSYVRGETLARAQVLKRTWPFVLDLCVAGIGLACFYGVVQLAKYWFGHPVPEITISLSPRSLPRYAFYSVVRIGIAYLLSLIFAITYGYTAAYNRRIEALMIAGLDILQSIPVLSFLPGVMLAMVALFPTRQIGVEMGAIVLIFTGQVWNMAFSFYSSLKSIPRELSEAATIYKFSHWQRLFSLELPYAAIGLVWNSMVSVAGGWFFLMACEMFVLGSRDFRLPGLGSYLQTAASTGNAPAIIWGLVTMIAIIVATDQLIWRPIIAWSDKFKFEQVEAGSRVNSPLLHILQHSHGIRTIRQYTLDPIAETFYRRVDKSRRLAYERRQQAAQHPTSEDDTYRHERVVGILRGTVLVFIAVAILYAAFHALTLLRQIAWGEFGSIMKGAAATFFRVNISLLLASAWTIPAGVAIGFHPRLARIAQPLAQIAASVPATALFPVILLALIKLGGGLGIGSIALMMLGTQWYILFNVIAGAMAIPTDLREVSQLFHFTPAQRWRTLILPGIFPYLITGLVTASGGAWNASIIAEYFRINNKTLQTVGLGAVISAATDRGQFQILLLATIIMAMMVVTINRLVWRPLYRLAETRYKLGA; this is encoded by the coding sequence ATGATCCGGCTTCCGGACAGCTTCAGTTACGTCCGGGGCGAGACGCTGGCTCGTGCGCAGGTTCTTAAGCGTACCTGGCCCTTTGTGCTCGACCTTTGCGTCGCGGGCATCGGGCTCGCCTGCTTCTATGGCGTTGTTCAACTCGCCAAATACTGGTTCGGGCATCCTGTCCCTGAGATCACAATCTCGCTCAGCCCTCGCTCGTTGCCGCGATATGCCTTCTACTCGGTCGTGCGCATTGGCATTGCCTACCTGCTCAGCCTTATCTTCGCCATCACCTATGGCTACACGGCAGCCTATAACCGGCGCATTGAAGCCCTCATGATCGCCGGGCTCGACATCCTGCAGTCCATTCCCGTCCTCAGCTTTCTGCCCGGCGTTATGTTGGCCATGGTCGCCCTCTTTCCCACACGCCAAATCGGCGTCGAGATGGGAGCCATCGTCCTCATCTTTACCGGCCAGGTCTGGAACATGGCCTTCAGCTTCTACTCCTCGCTCAAGAGCATTCCGCGCGAGCTCAGTGAAGCAGCCACCATCTACAAGTTTTCCCACTGGCAACGTCTATTCTCACTCGAGCTGCCCTACGCCGCTATCGGCCTTGTCTGGAACTCTATGGTCTCCGTCGCGGGAGGATGGTTCTTCCTCATGGCCTGCGAGATGTTCGTCCTCGGTTCACGCGACTTCCGTCTGCCGGGACTTGGCTCCTACCTGCAGACTGCCGCCAGCACTGGAAACGCTCCTGCTATTATCTGGGGTTTGGTGACCATGATTGCGATTATCGTCGCCACCGATCAGCTTATCTGGCGTCCCATTATTGCCTGGAGCGACAAGTTCAAGTTCGAGCAGGTCGAAGCCGGCTCACGCGTCAACTCGCCTTTGCTTCACATCCTTCAGCATTCGCACGGAATTCGCACCATCAGGCAGTACACTCTTGATCCCATTGCCGAAACCTTCTACCGCAGGGTCGATAAGAGCCGTCGCCTCGCCTACGAACGCAGGCAGCAGGCCGCGCAACATCCTACCAGCGAGGATGATACCTATCGCCACGAACGCGTCGTCGGCATCCTGCGTGGTACGGTCCTTGTCTTCATTGCCGTCGCCATCCTCTATGCCGCCTTTCACGCTCTCACACTACTGCGTCAGATTGCATGGGGAGAGTTCGGCAGCATCATGAAGGGCGCGGCGGCAACCTTCTTCCGCGTCAATATCTCGCTTCTTCTCGCCTCCGCCTGGACGATTCCCGCCGGTGTCGCCATCGGCTTTCATCCCCGACTTGCGAGAATTGCCCAGCCTCTCGCGCAGATCGCAGCCTCTGTCCCTGCGACTGCACTCTTCCCTGTCATCCTGCTGGCGCTCATCAAACTCGGCGGCGGACTCGGCATCGGCTCCATCGCGCTCATGATGCTTGGCACGCAATGGTACATCCTCTTCAACGTCATTGCTGGAGCCATGGCCATCCCTACGGACCTGCGCGAGGTCTCCCAGCTCTTCCACTTCACTCCCGCCCAGCGCTGGCGCACTCTTATCCTTCCAGGCATCTTCCCCTATCTCATCACTGGACTCGTCACCGCATCGGGAGGCGCCTGGAACGCCAGCATCATTGCCGAATACTTCCGTATCAATAACAAGACACTCCAGACGGTAGGCCTGGGTGCGGTCATCAGCGCTGCCACTGACAGAGGACAGTTTCAGATCCTTCTGCTTGCCACGATCATTATGGCCATGATGGTCGTCACCATCAACCGCCTCGTCTGGCGGCCACTCTATCGCCTGGCCGAAACCCGCTACAAACTCGGAGCCTGA
- a CDS encoding AI-2E family transporter — protein sequence MVQRSMQEQLGTAGRALANWWRAATLDALIVGVLWLIGLELICVPLAPMWALLGAMLQIIPVYGSMLALVGPVLSVFFKGSDDWWRLGLVLGLYGLIVALEGLVIAPYVLHRTTKVPWWAALLGPIVMGFIIPFWGVLLAPPMLAVIFAFRKQPEVKPPQVSGP from the coding sequence ATGGTACAGAGATCCATGCAGGAGCAGTTAGGCACGGCAGGGCGGGCGTTGGCGAACTGGTGGCGAGCCGCGACACTGGATGCCTTAATTGTGGGCGTTTTGTGGCTGATTGGGTTGGAGCTGATTTGCGTGCCGCTGGCCCCGATGTGGGCGTTGTTGGGGGCAATGCTTCAGATTATTCCGGTGTACGGGAGCATGCTGGCTCTGGTCGGGCCGGTGCTGTCGGTGTTCTTCAAGGGATCGGACGACTGGTGGCGCCTGGGGCTGGTGCTGGGCCTCTATGGGTTGATCGTGGCGCTGGAGGGACTGGTGATCGCTCCGTATGTGCTGCACCGCACGACAAAGGTACCGTGGTGGGCGGCATTACTGGGGCCGATTGTGATGGGCTTCATCATTCCATTCTGGGGTGTATTGCTTGCGCCGCCGATGCTGGCGGTGATCTTTGCGTTTCGCAAACAGCCTGAAGTGAAGCCGCCGCAGGTCTCCGGGCCGTAG
- a CDS encoding NCS2 family permease, translated as MRSKLEHYFGFSARGTNWRTEILAGFTTFITMAYIIFVNPAILHETGMPIAAVTAATCLCAAFGSILMGALANYPLALAPGMGLNAYFTYTVVKAMHVPWQTALGAVFLSGVIFLVLTFTGIRQLLMNSIPHQLHAAVAGGIGLFIAFIGFRNAGIIATSQATTVTLGNLRAPTTALALFGLILIAALQILRVRAAMLIGVLTTTVAGVFFGQVHWQPLPYHLSSLGETAFHLDIRAALNIGAAEIVFVFLFVDLFDNIGTLVAVANRAHLTTPDHRIPRLNRIFFADAAATIVGSLTGTSTVTSYIESSAGVAAGGRTGVTAIITGLLFAVSLFIAPLLGVIPSFATSPALILVGGLMLTGLGQIEWTEPVIAIPAFLTVTMIPLTWSIADGLSFGLTSYAALELLTGRGRRSNWMLYLLAALFLLRFFLLHRSG; from the coding sequence ATGCGTTCAAAACTCGAACACTACTTTGGATTCTCGGCACGGGGTACGAACTGGCGCACAGAGATTCTCGCTGGTTTCACGACCTTCATCACGATGGCGTACATCATCTTCGTCAACCCCGCCATTCTGCATGAGACCGGAATGCCCATCGCAGCCGTCACGGCCGCGACCTGTCTCTGCGCCGCATTCGGCAGCATCCTCATGGGAGCCCTGGCGAACTACCCGCTTGCACTGGCTCCCGGCATGGGGCTAAATGCCTACTTCACCTATACCGTCGTTAAAGCCATGCATGTTCCATGGCAGACAGCCCTTGGAGCAGTCTTCCTCTCCGGCGTCATTTTTCTGGTGCTCACCTTTACCGGCATACGCCAATTGCTGATGAACTCGATCCCCCATCAACTGCATGCGGCGGTTGCCGGAGGCATCGGCCTTTTCATTGCCTTCATTGGCTTTCGCAACGCAGGCATCATCGCCACCAGCCAGGCGACCACGGTTACGCTAGGGAACCTTCGCGCTCCCACAACGGCGCTCGCCCTCTTCGGACTCATTCTCATCGCTGCATTACAGATCCTGCGTGTACGAGCAGCCATGCTCATCGGCGTACTCACAACCACCGTTGCAGGCGTTTTCTTCGGCCAGGTTCACTGGCAACCACTTCCCTACCACCTCTCTTCACTCGGCGAGACCGCATTTCACCTCGACATCCGGGCAGCACTGAATATCGGCGCTGCAGAAATCGTCTTTGTCTTCCTCTTTGTCGATCTCTTCGACAACATCGGTACACTCGTCGCCGTCGCCAACCGCGCTCATCTCACCACGCCCGATCACCGCATTCCACGGCTCAACCGTATCTTCTTCGCCGATGCCGCTGCAACGATCGTCGGCTCTCTCACCGGTACCAGCACCGTCACCAGCTATATCGAATCCTCTGCCGGAGTCGCAGCTGGCGGGCGAACCGGAGTCACGGCGATCATCACCGGACTTCTCTTTGCCGTTTCTCTCTTCATCGCCCCTCTGCTCGGAGTCATCCCCAGCTTCGCCACTTCGCCCGCGCTCATTCTCGTTGGCGGCCTTATGCTTACTGGCCTCGGTCAGATCGAGTGGACGGAGCCCGTTATCGCCATCCCCGCCTTCCTCACCGTGACCATGATCCCGCTCACCTGGTCCATCGCCGATGGTCTCAGTTTCGGACTCACCAGCTACGCGGCCCTGGAACTACTCACCGGCCGTGGCCGCCGGTCAAACTGGATGCTCTACCTGCTCGCAGCGCTCTTCCTCCTTCGGTTTTTCCTGCTCCATCGCAGCGGATGA
- a CDS encoding DsbA family protein produces the protein MKKSAIVLILALAPVFGAFTVLAQSAAPAQAPASAPKPLQLQSLDPTARPDPFPPVNPKFFTASSPTVDTVNAFLKSLWGYDPNRIWRVAAIQTTSAPNVSKVVVFVSDKGPNAKVGTTSFFVTPDGKHAIVDAANVISFGPTPFADTRKLLQDRADGAYRGSSNKDLMLVEFADLQCPHCKEAQATMDRLAQDFPNARIVFQNFPIAELHPFAFKAAAYGYCVTKQNNDAFFAYAADVFDKQAALTPDTGDQTLKDAVTKAGLNPAAIDSCAATEDTKKAVEGSIKLAQDASVEQTPMLAVNGHLLPLTGVPYETLKAVISYQAVQDGVSTGAAPARTAPSLNAH, from the coding sequence TTGAAGAAGAGTGCAATTGTTCTCATCCTGGCATTGGCGCCGGTTTTCGGCGCATTCACGGTACTGGCTCAGTCGGCAGCTCCTGCACAGGCGCCTGCATCAGCCCCCAAGCCGCTGCAGCTCCAGTCCTTGGACCCGACGGCTCGTCCTGATCCTTTTCCTCCGGTAAATCCGAAGTTCTTTACGGCATCGTCGCCTACCGTCGATACCGTTAATGCGTTTTTGAAGTCGTTGTGGGGGTACGATCCAAACCGTATTTGGAGAGTGGCTGCGATCCAAACGACATCAGCTCCCAATGTCAGCAAAGTTGTTGTTTTCGTCTCGGACAAAGGGCCGAATGCGAAGGTGGGTACTACGTCCTTTTTCGTAACGCCGGATGGCAAACATGCGATTGTCGATGCGGCGAACGTCATCTCGTTTGGGCCGACTCCGTTTGCCGATACGCGCAAACTGTTACAGGACCGTGCTGATGGTGCGTATCGCGGTTCGTCGAACAAAGATCTGATGCTGGTAGAGTTCGCCGACCTGCAGTGCCCGCACTGCAAAGAGGCGCAGGCTACGATGGACCGATTGGCGCAGGACTTTCCGAATGCTCGGATCGTCTTCCAGAACTTTCCGATTGCGGAGCTGCATCCCTTTGCCTTCAAGGCTGCCGCATATGGTTACTGCGTGACGAAGCAGAACAACGACGCCTTTTTTGCTTATGCTGCCGATGTCTTCGACAAGCAGGCTGCTCTCACACCGGATACTGGGGACCAGACGCTGAAGGATGCCGTGACCAAGGCAGGATTGAATCCGGCTGCTATCGATAGCTGCGCTGCGACCGAGGACACGAAGAAGGCTGTCGAGGGCTCGATCAAGCTGGCACAGGATGCATCGGTGGAGCAGACTCCAATGCTTGCTGTGAACGGACATCTGCTGCCATTGACCGGCGTTCCATACGAGACGTTGAAGGCAGTGATCTCATATCAGGCTGTGCAGGATGGCGTGAGTACGGGAGCGGCTCCGGCGCGTACGGCGCCTAGCCTGAATGCTCACTAA
- a CDS encoding NAD+ synthase, whose amino-acid sequence MKIALAQINPTVGDFTGNTKKILEFANRAAEQKADLVVFPELSVCGYPPADFLEKKAFVARAEEALDEIAAWTSASNRPALLVGCVMAANGAIGKRVRNVAVLLKGGKRVFVQQKMLLPFYDVFDEQRYFEPATSQSLTSVGEQPIAITVCEDAWNDKNFWPRQLYSVDPVDTLMQQWQSQGIELAGHPRIIVNISASPFWQGKPLVRQKMLAAIAERHKAYVLMVNQVGGNDGLVFDGSSIMLSPTGEVIARGACFAEDLVVVDTDKPSRAVPVACDDTAEIWQAMVVGTRDYVRKCGFSKVLVGLSGGIDSALVAAIAVEALGAENVIGVGMPTEFSSLGSIEDARSLAKNLGIRFELLPIHDVFAQFQKVLEPLFKETAFGLAEENLQPRIRGTLLMALSNKFGALVLTTGNKSEMAVGYCTLYGDMVGALAVIGDVYKTRVYALSRYVNRQREIIPRNTLEKPPSAELRPGQLDTDSLPPYEVLDPILEAYVERYLSAEQIAQEQNVDVTLVRSVQKLVEQSEYKRQQAAPVLKVTQKSFGTGRRFPIAVKVQV is encoded by the coding sequence GTGAAGATAGCTCTGGCGCAGATAAACCCGACGGTGGGGGACTTCACCGGGAACACAAAGAAGATTCTAGAATTTGCGAATCGGGCGGCCGAACAAAAGGCCGACCTCGTCGTCTTTCCTGAACTGTCGGTATGTGGGTACCCCCCGGCAGATTTTCTTGAGAAAAAAGCTTTTGTTGCGCGCGCCGAAGAAGCTCTGGATGAGATCGCGGCATGGACGTCTGCGAGCAACCGGCCTGCCTTGTTGGTGGGCTGTGTGATGGCTGCGAATGGGGCTATCGGCAAGCGCGTGCGTAACGTTGCCGTGCTGCTCAAGGGGGGGAAGCGCGTTTTTGTGCAGCAGAAGATGCTCCTGCCCTTCTACGATGTTTTCGATGAACAGCGCTACTTTGAGCCGGCGACGTCGCAGTCGCTCACCTCCGTAGGCGAGCAGCCGATCGCGATCACGGTGTGTGAGGACGCCTGGAACGATAAGAATTTCTGGCCTCGGCAGCTCTACTCCGTTGATCCGGTCGATACTCTGATGCAGCAGTGGCAGTCGCAGGGGATTGAGCTCGCTGGCCATCCACGGATCATCGTGAATATCTCTGCGTCGCCGTTCTGGCAGGGCAAGCCGCTTGTTCGCCAAAAGATGCTGGCCGCAATTGCAGAGCGGCATAAGGCCTATGTCCTGATGGTGAATCAGGTGGGGGGCAATGATGGTCTGGTTTTCGATGGCTCTTCGATCATGCTTTCGCCCACAGGCGAGGTCATTGCTCGTGGGGCATGCTTTGCCGAAGACCTTGTTGTCGTCGATACGGATAAGCCCTCACGGGCTGTTCCAGTAGCTTGTGATGACACGGCGGAGATCTGGCAGGCGATGGTTGTGGGCACGAGAGACTATGTTCGGAAGTGTGGCTTCAGCAAGGTGCTGGTCGGGCTAAGCGGTGGCATCGACTCGGCATTGGTCGCTGCGATAGCGGTTGAGGCATTGGGCGCAGAAAACGTTATAGGGGTCGGCATGCCGACCGAATTTTCGTCGCTGGGCTCGATTGAAGATGCGCGAAGCCTGGCGAAAAATCTTGGTATTCGCTTTGAGCTCCTGCCGATTCATGATGTTTTTGCTCAGTTTCAGAAGGTGCTGGAGCCGTTGTTTAAAGAAACTGCATTCGGTCTTGCGGAAGAGAATCTGCAGCCACGCATCCGCGGAACGTTGTTGATGGCGCTTTCGAACAAATTCGGCGCTCTCGTGTTGACGACAGGCAATAAGAGCGAGATGGCCGTTGGCTACTGCACGCTGTATGGCGATATGGTGGGCGCACTTGCTGTCATCGGGGACGTCTATAAGACACGCGTTTATGCGCTCTCCCGCTATGTGAATCGTCAACGAGAGATTATTCCACGTAATACGCTGGAGAAGCCTCCTTCGGCAGAGTTGCGTCCGGGGCAGCTCGATACGGATTCGCTGCCGCCCTACGAGGTTCTCGATCCGATTCTGGAGGCTTATGTAGAACGTTATCTCTCGGCGGAGCAGATTGCGCAGGAGCAGAACGTGGATGTGACGCTTGTTCGTTCGGTGCAGAAGCTGGTTGAGCAGAGTGAGTACAAGCGTCAGCAAGCGGCGCCGGTATTGAAAGTTACGCAAAAATCGTTTGGCACGGGACGCAGATTTCCCATCGCCGTCAAAGTTCAGGTCTAA
- a CDS encoding sugar transferase, protein MATPDYLQQVIVSGRRAKENRAQSTVFGIFRRPSVTSLVWASLDLMTVVVAGVLAVRLHIAGPAGTSVSEVAPHLIQASPRALALYLGWFAICVIFFTRSYGLYGPIQHRSGLHEQRMTIQGALTSGLLLCGALYVFEGAAISRGVVILTVILSTVLLCVRRALWRRVVYRRCREGIETRNVLIVGAGRVAHALRNHLDSLEHLGFRFKGFVALTEREAESGDADVIGDVRNCLSLARSLFVDEIFFSVPADKKLVIGMVEEARQAGIDVRVVPDLYDGLAWNAPVEYIGQFPTIPLHRRDFPRGAFLFKRVLDITVSVIALTLLAPIMLVIAIAIRMDSKGPIFYRAQRIGRKGRTFACFKFRTMVQNADKLKEQLAHMNERDSVLFKITNDPRITRIGAFLRKYSLDELPQFYNVLLGDMSLVGPRPPIANEVEQYDLSHLRRLNVLPGITGLWQVEARQDPSFDSYISLDTAYVENWSLWLDMKILARTLGVVFSGTGS, encoded by the coding sequence ATGGCGACACCAGATTATCTACAACAGGTTATTGTGTCTGGGCGTAGAGCGAAAGAAAACCGTGCGCAATCAACGGTTTTCGGTATATTCCGCCGCCCATCGGTGACAAGCCTTGTCTGGGCTTCGCTGGATCTGATGACGGTCGTAGTCGCAGGTGTTCTGGCTGTAAGGCTTCATATCGCCGGGCCTGCCGGAACTTCAGTTTCTGAGGTTGCTCCACACCTGATTCAGGCTTCCCCGCGTGCTCTGGCTCTCTATCTGGGCTGGTTTGCTATCTGCGTCATCTTTTTTACTCGCTCGTATGGGCTATACGGTCCTATTCAGCATCGCAGTGGTTTACATGAGCAGAGAATGACGATTCAGGGGGCATTGACCTCCGGTTTGCTTCTGTGCGGTGCGCTCTACGTGTTTGAAGGCGCGGCGATCTCACGCGGAGTGGTGATTCTGACCGTAATCCTGTCGACCGTCTTGTTGTGTGTGCGTCGTGCGCTGTGGCGTCGCGTGGTCTATCGCCGGTGCCGCGAAGGTATTGAAACCAGAAACGTTTTGATTGTCGGAGCAGGCCGCGTCGCTCATGCCTTACGCAATCATCTGGATTCGCTGGAGCATCTTGGATTCCGTTTCAAAGGATTTGTAGCTCTGACGGAGCGTGAGGCAGAGAGTGGCGATGCAGACGTTATTGGCGATGTGCGTAACTGCCTTTCGCTTGCCCGCTCCTTGTTCGTAGATGAGATCTTCTTTTCTGTGCCCGCCGATAAAAAGCTGGTGATTGGCATGGTGGAAGAGGCACGTCAGGCGGGAATCGATGTACGGGTTGTGCCTGACCTTTATGACGGACTTGCCTGGAACGCGCCGGTTGAATACATCGGTCAGTTCCCGACGATTCCTTTACATCGCCGTGATTTTCCTCGTGGAGCATTCCTGTTCAAGCGTGTGCTGGACATCACGGTTTCCGTCATTGCCTTGACGCTGCTTGCTCCTATCATGCTTGTGATTGCGATTGCCATCCGCATGGACTCCAAAGGGCCGATCTTCTATCGCGCGCAACGCATTGGGCGTAAAGGGCGGACGTTTGCCTGCTTCAAATTCCGCACGATGGTGCAGAATGCCGACAAGTTGAAAGAGCAGCTGGCGCATATGAACGAGCGCGACAGCGTTTTGTTCAAGATTACAAATGATCCCCGCATTACGCGTATTGGTGCTTTCCTTCGGAAATATTCTCTTGATGAGCTGCCGCAGTTTTACAACGTTCTGCTGGGCGATATGAGCCTGGTTGGTCCGCGGCCGCCCATTGCGAACGAGGTGGAGCAGTACGATCTTTCGCATCTGCGGCGTCTCAACGTCCTTCCTGGGATTACCGGGCTTTGGCAGGTTGAGGCACGACAGGACCCTTCGTTCGACAGCTATATCTCACTCGATACGGCTTATGTGGAGAATTGGAGTCTGTGGCTGGATATGAAGATTCTTGCCCGCACTCTGGGGGTAGTTTTCAGTGGTACGGGAAGTTAG